A section of the Humulus lupulus chromosome 2, drHumLupu1.1, whole genome shotgun sequence genome encodes:
- the LOC133816704 gene encoding autophagy-related protein 8C-like has product MAKSSFKLEHHLERRQAEVARIRKKYPDRILVIVEKAERSDIPDIDKKKYLVLADLTVGQFVYVVRKRIKLSAEKAIFIFVKNILPPTAAMMSAIYEENKDEDGFLYMTYGGENTFGLF; this is encoded by the coding sequence ATGGCCAAAAGTTCCTTCAAGCTAGAGCACCACCTTGAGAGAAGGCAGGCTGAAGTTGCTCGTATCAGGAAAAAATATCCAGACAGAATTCTGGTTATTGTCGAGAAGGCAGAGAGAAGTGACATACCAGACATTGACAAGAAGAAGTATTTGGTTCTAGCTGACCTGACTGTTGGGCAATTTGTTTATGTGGTTCGAAAGAGAATAAAGCTCAGTGCTGAGAAGGCCATATTTATATTTGTAAAAAACATTTTGCCACCTACTGCTGCCATGATGTCTGCTATTTATGAGGAAAACAAGGATGAAGATGGTTTTCTTTACATGACTTATGGCGGGGAGAACACATTTGGATTGTTCTGA